Within the Halalkalicoccus sp. NIPERK01 genome, the region CCCACGATGACGGCGTTGACGACCGCCCCGAGCAACAGGACGAGTCCGCTGAAATACAGCCACGTCAACAACAGGAGGATCGCGCCGATGACGTCCGAACCGCTCGTCGATCCCCCGCCGGCGTACTCGATGTAGACCTGAAACAACGCCTGGAGGATCGTCCAGCCGCCCGCCGCGACGAGGACGCCGGGGACGACCTGTTTCGGGGAGAGCCCCTCGACGTCGGGAAAGCGATGGTACATCGGATAGAAGACGATCGTCAGCCCGATCACCAACAACAGCGGGTTGAGCAGCCCGATGAAGGGGATCTCCTGGAAGACCGCGAAGGCCGTCGTGGCGACGACGGCGCCGATGACCGCCCCGGCGATGGTGGCGAGGACGACGAGGCCGTCGACGAGCTGGTCGAGAAACGAGTTGTCCGCTACGGTGTCGTAGATCTCGGAGAACGCGGTGTCGAGTCCCCGGAAGATCTTGAGCGTCCCCCAGATCAGCGTCACGGCCCCGATGACGCCCGCGCCGCCGGCGGAACTGCCGGCCTCGCCCGCGATGTAGCCGTCGAGCAGGCTCTGGGCGGCCGGCGGGAGGTACGACTGGGTGTAGCCGGTGACCTCGCTGGCCAGCGACTGGTCGCCGACGACCGCGACGGCCAGAAAGAGCAACGCGAGCAGCGGGATCAGCGAGACGAACGCCTGATACGCGATGCTGCCGGCCATGAACGTGACGTTCTCCTCGCTGACCTCGCGGGCGACCGACCGGACGAACGACTTCGCGTCCCCGAAACTCGGATTCATTGACCGAAACTCAAACACAGAACGCGAATAACCGTCCTGCTTGCGCCGGCCGACCTCGGACTACCCCCGTCGATCGCTCCGTGACCGGTTCACCCGAGGCGGCCGACGTCCGAGAGCACTGCGGTGGCGGTCTCGGGACCGCCCGCG harbors:
- a CDS encoding YihY/virulence factor BrkB family protein yields the protein MNPSFGDAKSFVRSVAREVSEENVTFMAGSIAYQAFVSLIPLLALLFLAVAVVGDQSLASEVTGYTQSYLPPAAQSLLDGYIAGEAGSSAGGAGVIGAVTLIWGTLKIFRGLDTAFSEIYDTVADNSFLDQLVDGLVVLATIAGAVIGAVVATTAFAVFQEIPFIGLLNPLLLVIGLTIVFYPMYHRFPDVEGLSPKQVVPGVLVAAGGWTILQALFQVYIEYAGGGSTSGSDVIGAILLLLTWLYFSGLVLLLGAVVNAVIVGRTSDSAGVTPDEESGARDGEAIHAEARALQRERKRLDRRHAEIARERSESDREDHHVDRSSREDDVEALRRRNRLLLNRLRWYEKPIWKRGVLRALGYRPR